GCAAGCTCTGGCGTATGGGGTAAACCGACCTGCGTCAACAACGTCGAAACCCTGTGCAACGTGCCAGCTATTCTGGCTAACGGTGTTGAATGGTATCAGAACATTTCGACCAGCAAAGATGCCGGTACCAAGCTGATGGGCTTCTCCGGCCGCGTGAAAAATCCGGGCCTGTGGGAACTGCCGTTCGGTACGACCGCGCGTGAAATCCTCGAAGATTATGCTGGTGGTATGCGCGATGGCCTGAAATTCAAAGCCTGGCAGCCAGGCGGCGCAGGTACAGACTTCCTGACCGAAGCGCACCTTGATCTGCCAATGGAATTCGAAAGCATCGGGAAAGCGGGTAGCCGTCTGGGAACGGCGCTGGCGATGGCCGTCGATCATGAGATTGGCATGGTGCCGCTGGTGCGCAACCTGGAAGAGTTTTTCGCCCGTGAATCCTGCGGTTGGTGTACGCCATGCCGTGATGGTCTGCCGTGGAGCGTAAAAATTCTGCGCGCGCTGGAACGTGGTGAAGGCCAGCCAGGGGACATCGAGACACTTGAGCAACTGTGTCGACAACTTGGGCCGGGTAAAACCTTCTGCGCGCATGCACCGGGTGCGGTTGAACCCTTACAGAGCGCGATTAAATATTTCCGCGAAGAATTCGAAGCGGGCATTAAACAGCAATTCAGCAATACCCATGCGATTGGCGGTATCCAGCCAAACTTGCTGAAAGCGCGCTGGTAATTGGGGTTACTCGCCTGGGCGAGGCCGGAAACAAATTTTGATTAATACCTGAGAAAGACCCGCAACTTTCGCGATGTAACAACGCTGCTACGGCGCGAAGGACAAAGGTTATTCAGGCCAACTGGAAGCATGCTAATGGCTACTATTCATGTAGACGGCAAAGAATACGAGGTAAATGGAGCAGACAACCTTCTTGAGGCTTGTCTCTCCTTAGGCCTTGATATTCCTTATTTTTGCTGGCATCCGGCGCTGGGGAGCGTGGGTGCGTGCCGCCAGTGTGCGGTGAAGCAATATCAAAACGCGGAAGACACGCGTGGCCGCCTGGTGATGTCCTGTATGACACCGGCATCCGACGGTACCTTTATTTCTATTGATGACGATGAAGCGAAGCAGTTCCGTGAAAGCGTAGTGGAGTGGTTAATGACCAACCACCCGCAC
Above is a genomic segment from Kosakonia radicincitans DSM 16656 containing:
- the nuoF gene encoding NADH-quinone oxidoreductase subunit NuoF, which codes for MKTVIRTPETHPLTWRLRDDKQPVWLDEYQSKNGYAGARKALSGMAPDEIVNAVKDSGLKGRGGAGFSTGLKWSLMPKDESMNIRYLLCNADEMEPGTYKDRLLMEQLPHLLVEGMLISAFALKAYRGYIFLRGEYIEAAVHLRRAIAEATEAGLLGKNILGSGFDFELFVHTGAGRYICGEETALINSLEGRRANPRSKPPFPASSGVWGKPTCVNNVETLCNVPAILANGVEWYQNISTSKDAGTKLMGFSGRVKNPGLWELPFGTTAREILEDYAGGMRDGLKFKAWQPGGAGTDFLTEAHLDLPMEFESIGKAGSRLGTALAMAVDHEIGMVPLVRNLEEFFARESCGWCTPCRDGLPWSVKILRALERGEGQPGDIETLEQLCRQLGPGKTFCAHAPGAVEPLQSAIKYFREEFEAGIKQQFSNTHAIGGIQPNLLKARW